CCGCTACGAAAAACAAATTGCAGCCGACCGGGCTGCAGATGCGAGGTTCCGCTAGGCCGCCTGCGGCTGTCTGAGCGAAAAAGCCCATGCCTGAACTGTCCACCATCGTCTTCTACGTGTTCTCCGCGATTCTGCTGTTGGCAGCGTCGCGCGTGATTAGCGTCAAGAACCCCGTCCACGCCGCACTGTTCCTGGTGCTCGCGTTCTTCTCTGCGTCCGCGCTCTGGATGCTGCTCAAGGCTGAGTTCCTCGCCATCGCGCTGGTCCTGGTCTACGTCGGCGCCGTGATGGTGCTATTCCTGTTCGTGGTGATGATGCTTGACATCAACTTCGAGGAGCTGCGCAAGCAGTTCCGCAGCTATCTGCCAGTCGGCCTGCTGGTTGGCGCGGCCGTGCTGGTCGAGATGGTGCTGGTCCTCGGCCTGTCGTTCGGCAAGAAATCCGGTGTGACCGGCGCGCCAAATGCAGTGACGGTTGATGGCAGCAATGCCAAGGCGCTGGGTGTCGAGCTGTTTACCAAGTACATCTATGCGGTCGAAATCGCCGGCGTGTTGCTGCTGGTGGCAATTGTGGCGGCCATCGCACTAACGCTTCGTGACCGCCGCGAGTCGCGTTACCAGAATCCTGGCGAACAGGTGCTGGTGCGCCGCAACGATCGCCTGCGCGTGCTCAAGATTGCGAGCGAGAAGCCGACTGCCGCTGAAACACCGGTGGCCGCAGCCGCGCCCGCTACCGAGGTGAAGAAA
This is a stretch of genomic DNA from Casimicrobium huifangae. It encodes these proteins:
- a CDS encoding NADH-quinone oxidoreductase subunit J: MPELSTIVFYVFSAILLLAASRVISVKNPVHAALFLVLAFFSASALWMLLKAEFLAIALVLVYVGAVMVLFLFVVMMLDINFEELRKQFRSYLPVGLLVGAAVLVEMVLVLGLSFGKKSGVTGAPNAVTVDGSNAKALGVELFTKYIYAVEIAGVLLLVAIVAAIALTLRDRRESRYQNPGEQVLVRRNDRLRVLKIASEKPTAAETPVAAAAPATEVKK